The DNA segment ATGAGATTGGTAGTGATCCGTTCCAGGATGAATTCATCCTGGTATACCATCAACTCATTCCTGCCGTTCAGCATATGGACATCAAGTGAATCTTCAAATGCAAGTCGGTCTTTGAAGCCCCCAACAATTCCGGATAGCAAATGATTTAGTCCAAAGCGGGAAGGGTTGACTTTGATCATTCCTGCCTCCAGCTCGGACAGATCGATGAGATTTTGAAAGTATTGTAAAATCTGATAACCACTATCCATAATTCTTTCAGCGAATTCCCTGGTATTGCCTTCAGAGAGTTCCCGGTCCTGCAACAGTTTAGAAAATCCTATTACAGAATTCAATGGGGTTCTTATCCGGTGGGAAACATAAGAAAGGAACCGCTCTTCAATTTCACCTTTCTTACGTTTATTCAAATCAAATCTTTGATCGTATAACATAATATATAGTTTTTGTGCATTCGGATCAGGAGACTGTTCAGCCTTGATTTATGACACCTATCCGAACATCTTTATTCTTCAGATATTCTTTTCACTTCTTTCGTCACTTCTTCGGCCTTATCCTTGTAATAACCACTCTGTCGGGAAAGGTCTTCAAGAAGTGCCAGGGCCTTATCCTTATTTTCAAGTTTGATGTGACACATCGCTGTATACCATTTGGCCTGGTGGAGGAAAAGGTTATCATTATCCCCGATCACTGTGTCAAATGATTCGTTGGCCTTTTGGTACTTTTGAATTTCCATATAGGATAAACCTGAATAAAAGTTTGCCGCAACATCCTCTTTTTTATTCAGCACCTGTTCAAATAACTGAAGGGCCGTTCTGTACTCTTCCTGT comes from the Bacteroidales bacterium genome and includes:
- a CDS encoding HAMP domain-containing histidine kinase — encoded protein: MLYDQRFDLNKRKKGEIEERFLSYVSHRIRTPLNSVIGFSKLLQDRELSEGNTREFAERIMDSGYQILQYFQNLIDLSELEAGMIKVNPSRFGLNHLLSGIVGGFKDRLAFEDSLDVHMLNGRNELMVYQDEFILERITTNLIELLRSDIQEGMVSIEYDRSGEGKICLEIRGVKSHESESTDKNPGNDSMPDSDEYDYLTWKTINRLIELIQGRIDYRSDHNEEIYKVIIPGRL